Sequence from the Flavobacterium sp. J372 genome:
GTATGGTATACGTTCATCACATCGTCATCTTCCTCAATTTTCTCAAGAAGCTTTTCCACATCAGCAACCTGCTCAGGTGTTAGTTCTTTCGTTACCTGCGGAATCCTTTCAAAACCTGAAGATAATATCTCAATGTTACGATTTTCAAGTTCTTTCTGTATAGCGCCAAAGCTTTCAAACGGTGCGTACATCACAATCCCGTCTTCATCTTTAAATATTTCTTCCACACCAAAGTCAATCATTTCAAGCTCCAGTTCTTCAACATCCTGACCATCACTTGGAATGCGGAAATTACAGGTATGGTCAAACATAAATTCAACTGAGCCCTGCGTACTAAGTGTTCCGTTACACTTATTGAAATAACTGCGAATGTTTGCTACCGTACGGTTATTATTATCGGTTGCTGTTTCAATAAGTATAGCGATACCGTGTGGCGCATAGCCTTCAAAAAGTACTTCTTTAAAGTTGGCGGTTTCTTTGTCTGAAGCTTTCTTTATAGCCCTCTCAACATTGTCTTTAGGCATGTTGGCAGCTTTCGCGTTCTGCATTACAGCGCGCAGCCTTGAGTTGCTCTCCGGGTTCGGGCCGCCTTCTTTTACAGCCATCACTATATCTTTGCCAATTCTTGTAAACGTCTTGGCCATGGCCGACCAACGTTTCATTTTTCTGGCTTTCCTAAATTCAAACGCTCTTCCCATAATAGATTTATTTGCAGCACAAAAATAAACTTATTCGTTGTTTCTGCAAAAAAGTTGTAAGGTTTAGTTATTACCCATATTGTACAAATCTGAGGCGATATTGAGCGCTTCTTTTATATACGGGTTTGTCTTAATAGCTTTGATTTTTTCGGCATTGCTGTTTGCGGCAAAATTATCCTTACCTCCAGATGCGTTTGCATAGGTAACATTAACGGCAATGTCTCGGTCTTTCTCTGTAGCTGCGGTGATGTCTTTCCAGATGCTGTCCATAGAGTGCACATCGTCAAATACAGTATCAAATGTAAGCGGCAATGCAGGTTTATCGCTATTGTAAAGTTTATCAACTTTACTATTAATAGAATTTATCATTAAAAAGTCGGTGTTTGCCGCTATCCTGTTTTTGCTTAGGCCGGCAGCCTGGCTTATAGGCTCTTTTGGCAATCTTTTAAAGGTAACATCCAGTGATATACTATCATTGGCCAGCGCCATTGGCATTGAGCTTTCACGTGGCATCAGCTTCTCAAAAAATGACGGCATCTCTACATCAGGCACAATGCCTGTATATTGGCTGCTTCGGCCTGTAACGCGGTAAAACTTGTCGATAGTAAGCTTTACAAAATCTTCTTTACTGCCTTTAAGCTGAAGTATAGTCTGCATGCTGGCCTTGCCAAGCGTAGTGCTGCCTGCAATTACGGCACGGTTATAATCCTGCATTACACCCGCAAAAAACTCACTTGCCGAAGCCGATTGCCCATTAACCAGCACAACCATCGGGCCGAGGTAAAGTGTGCCGCGGTCGTCATCATTTATCACCACATAATCCTGCTGTTTATCGCTTATCACTGCCACGGGGCCATAGTCTATAAACATACCGGCCATACGGATTACTTCTTCCATGCTGCCACCGCCGTTAAACTGCAGGTCTATAATCAGCCCTTTGATTTTTGACTTCTTGAGCAGTTTAAGCTCACGCGCCACATCATCGGCAGAGCCCCGCCCGAATGCGTTGTCTACAGCGGTGTAGAAACTTGGTATTTTAATGTAGCCAATGTTTTGCTCACCACCTAAAATGTAGCTGTACACCTTGTGATCTTCGGCGTTCATTTTCATTTTTCGCAAGGCAACAGTATACACATTCCCGTCTTTTTTACGGAAGGTCATTGCTACATCTTTGTAAGTATCAGATAGTACTATACTTGTTATGGCTTCAAGAGATGAGCAGCTTACCGTGTACTCTTTTCCGCCGGTTGCAAGCTTCAGCAGCTGGTCTCCCTTATCTACTTTACCGCTGTTGTAAGCGGGCCCACCGGGTACAATATCCTCTACTATAATATTATCTTTTTCATCCTGGCTTACATATAATCCGAGCGAATAATTTTCGCTTGAAATACTCGACATGAATGACGATTTCTCATTGTAGTTGAAATAAGTAGAGTGCGGGTCGAAATATGAGCTGAAAGTTGAGAAGAATTTATTGTAAATGCTGTTATCAAACCCCTCATTAGGATTTAGCAGGCTGTTAACACGGCAAAGGAATGCTTCAGAGACTTTCTTTTTAGATTCTGCAACCAGTTTATCAAAGTGTGTTTTAAGAGAATCCCGGTCACGGCTTTGCATGGCAATTTCTTCCAGCACATCATACACCATTTTCTTGCGAATGAAGCGCTTAATCTTCTGCGGGTCGGTATGGTACGGAAATGTTTTGCGGGAATAGAAAATCGTGTCCTGCGTGTTCAGCTCCAGCTTACCTGAAATAAGCTCTTCAGTGAAGGCTTTATTCCGTTCCAGAGCTTTTTTGTATGCAGAGATAAAATCAGTAAAAAAGCCGCAGTTTCCCTGGGTTATATAATCGTCTATCTTATATTTGTGAACAGCGAGAGCATCATACTCATTTTTTAAGAATAGGGTATGGTTATCATCAAGCTGCTCCATAACCGAGTTGAATACAAATGCCGAAAGGCTGTCATTTACCGGTTTTGGCTTATAGTGCTTTTCCTGGAGCAGCGTGTTGATCTTGCCAAATACATCGCACGCCCTGTCATGGTTTTGTGCGGCCACCGTTATGGTAAGCAAACAGGCCAGTGCGATATATTTTTTCATAGCTTCTATTTTTTATAGAAAGGCAGCTTCACCACTTTTGCAGGGATATCTTTATTCCTGATGCGGATAAAGATGTCACTATCAGGCGCGGCAAATGCTACAGGCACATAGCCCAGGCCAATACCCTTATTGAGCGATGGCGACATAGTACCTGATGTTACAAAGCCTATAACATTACCTTCTGTATTTGTTATTTCATAGTCATGGCGCGGTATCCCCCCTGTCTGTAAGCTCAAAGCCTACCAGTTTACGGGTAACGCCGTTTTCTTTTTGTTGTTTCAGCGCCTCGCTGTTGGTAAAATCTTTGGTGAATTTCGTAATCCAGCCAAGACCAGCCTCAAGCGGCGACGTGGTATCATTAATGTCATTGCCATACAGGCAGAATCCCATTTCAAGCCTTAGCGTATCGCGGGCTGCAAGGCCAATTGGTTTAATACCGTATGGTGCACCTGCTTCAAACACTTTATCCCATATTTGCTGAATTTCGCTGTTCTTAGCATAAATTTCAAAACCGCCACTGCCTGTGTAGCCCGTAGCCGAAATGATAACATGCTCGATTCCCGCAAAATCGGCAACCTCAAAATGGTAATATTTTATGGCCGCAAGGTCTATAGATGTAAGCGGCTGCATGGCCTCCATAGCCATTGGGCCCTGTATTGCAAGTAACGAGTAATCTTCTGAAATGTTTCGCATTACAGCCCCAACATCATTTTTAGATGATATCCAGTTCCAGTCTTTTTCTATATTCGAAGCATTTACCACCAAAAGGTATTGCTCGTCTTTAAGCATATAAATTATAAGGTCATCTACAATTCCGCCGTTATCATTAGGCATACAGCTGTATTGCGCTTTACCAACTGTAAGAACCGATGCATCATTGGTAGTAACCTTTTGTATCAGCGCCAGTGCATTCGGGCCTTCTATCAAAAACTCACCCATGTGTGATACGTCAAACACGCCAACGCCTTTGCGGACTGTCTCGTGTTCTATATTCACGCCTTCATATTGTACAGGCATATTATAGCCCGCAAACGGCACCATTTTAGCCCCAAGAGCCTCGTGCACATGCGTTAACGCAGTATTTTTCATCAAAAAAGTTTGTTATTGGTTTGCTGTTGCTAAATTATCGAAAAAAGTGTAGTCAAGGAGAGGTTTTATGTAAGAATTAAGAAAGTCAGTCAAAAGTCGAAAGCCACAAAGTCAAAAGCCACAAGTAAAAAGCCAGCTTCACTCTTATCGCTAACCTGCAAGGTTTTCAAAACCTATTAAGTTTACTATGAAAACTTTGCGGCTTAGCGCCTTTGCGAGACTTTGTGATTCTCTGTGTAGCTTTGTGGAATAATTAGTGCCATTAGTGAAATTCGTGGCAAGTGAACACACCCCTAACCCCAGCTTCACTCAAACGCGAAACCCGCAACTTTATAACTTTCAACATTTAAACTTTTAACTGAATTAGTCATGGCATTCCATCAGTAATAAATCGCCGTAGGTATGCCTGATAGTTACAATGCCGTCTGCTTCAGCCTCGTTACTGCTTCCGGTGCGGTAGCCTATTGTGAGAGATTCGTTGTCGAGCGGATACTTCAGGTTTTGCGTTGTGATACCACTTACCGTACCGACTGGAATTAATGATATCACAGAACCTGCGGTGTACCACTTTTCAAACTTCCGCGGAAGCAGGAATACCTTACTGTAGTCATCGAGTATAACTATCTTGAGCCTATCGCGGTAGCGAGCAATATTGGTCAGGTTGGTAATGGTATGGTCTGCCCGGCGGCCTGTTGCCCATATTACATTAGCAGCGGGTATTTTCCTTTCAATTAAGTAATCAAAAGCTTTCTCAAGGTCTGTTTTATCCTGGTCAGGCGTATGTACAATTTCCAGCGGATACTGCTTGTTACGGTAGTGTTCAGCATCAAAGCCTCGGTCAAAATCACCCAACAGAACATCGGCCTTGATACTCAGTTCCAATACACGTTCAATGGCGCTGTCAAGCACCACAACAAGCGGAGACCATTCCAGCAGCTGCCCCATAAGTTCACTACTGCAGGCAGCGCCGTTTGCAATAATAAGCGCAGGTTCCTGGTCGTCACGTACTATGTGGTGGGATGACATTTTAGCGTTTTTGTTGTTTAATTATCTTGTTATCAACATCAAGAAAAATATCAGTAAAAGTGATAGTTTCATTCTCTTCTCCTTTATTCTCGATAGTTTCGCTGGTAATTATAAGGTTTGACCGGTTGAAAACACCATTGGGTGCAATTCTCACTCCCTTTTGATTGTAATATCCCGTTTTTTGTTCGTTGAGCAGGTTTTGAGCCCTATTTTTCCAACTTGTCATAAAAAACAAACCACCTTTTACTTGCTCAATATAGTCTTTACCCATTGGCAAAATTATGTCGCCTTTATAATTTACCAGTCCGTATTCCCGCTTATCATTATAAATGATTAATACTCCGAAGTGGTCAAACTCTTCCTCAATGTAATATCTTTCGGGGAATTTTTTTATTTTTCGGAAACGTTTATTAATAACGGTCATTTTTCCGTTTTTGCGATTATAGGCAAAAGCATATTTTTTATAAAATGCTGAAATAGGGCGATACCCTTTTACAACTTCGTTATTTGAAATGTACCCGCTTTCGCCGCTTTTATCCCTGTATATATAAATTGAATCTTCTGTATCCAGATCATCTACATCTAGGAATTGCTCAGGAACCGGGCGCATGCTTTTGTCCAGCCCGAAGTAATAAAATCCTTTATTAATATTCCTGACAAGAATATTAGTGTCCCAAATTCGTACAATGCTGTCACGGGTTGTGAAAAATTCCCGATTATCTTTAATGACTACGAATATACGACT
This genomic interval carries:
- a CDS encoding YebC/PmpR family DNA-binding transcriptional regulator, which translates into the protein MGRAFEFRKARKMKRWSAMAKTFTRIGKDIVMAVKEGGPNPESNSRLRAVMQNAKAANMPKDNVERAIKKASDKETANFKEVLFEGYAPHGIAILIETATDNNNRTVANIRSYFNKCNGTLSTQGSVEFMFDHTCNFRIPSDGQDVEELELEMIDFGVEEIFKDEDGIVMYAPFESFGAIQKELENRNIEILSSGFERIPQVTKELTPEQVADVEKLLEKIEEDDDVMNVYHTMQE
- a CDS encoding thiamine diphosphokinase, coding for MSSHHIVRDDQEPALIIANGAACSSELMGQLLEWSPLVVVLDSAIERVLELSIKADVLLGDFDRGFDAEHYRNKQYPLEIVHTPDQDKTDLEKAFDYLIERKIPAANVIWATGRRADHTITNLTNIARYRDRLKIVILDDYSKVFLLPRKFEKWYTAGSVISLIPVGTVSGITTQNLKYPLDNESLTIGYRTGSSNEAEADGIVTIRHTYGDLLLMECHD
- a CDS encoding S41 family peptidase; protein product: MKKYIALACLLTITVAAQNHDRACDVFGKINTLLQEKHYKPKPVNDSLSAFVFNSVMEQLDDNHTLFLKNEYDALAVHKYKIDDYITQGNCGFFTDFISAYKKALERNKAFTEELISGKLELNTQDTIFYSRKTFPYHTDPQKIKRFIRKKMVYDVLEEIAMQSRDRDSLKTHFDKLVAESKKKVSEAFLCRVNSLLNPNEGFDNSIYNKFFSTFSSYFDPHSTYFNYNEKSSFMSSISSENYSLGLYVSQDEKDNIIVEDIVPGGPAYNSGKVDKGDQLLKLATGGKEYTVSCSSLEAITSIVLSDTYKDVAMTFRKKDGNVYTVALRKMKMNAEDHKVYSYILGGEQNIGYIKIPSFYTAVDNAFGRGSADDVARELKLLKKSKIKGLIIDLQFNGGGSMEEVIRMAGMFIDYGPVAVISDKQQDYVVINDDDRGTLYLGPMVVLVNGQSASASEFFAGVMQDYNRAVIAGSTTLGKASMQTILQLKGSKEDFVKLTIDKFYRVTGRSSQYTGIVPDVEMPSFFEKLMPRESSMPMALANDSISLDVTFKRLPKEPISQAAGLSKNRIAANTDFLMINSINSKVDKLYNSDKPALPLTFDTVFDDVHSMDSIWKDITAATEKDRDIAVNVTYANASGGKDNFAANSNAEKIKAIKTNPYIKEALNIASDLYNMGNN